A stretch of the Bradyrhizobium arachidis genome encodes the following:
- a CDS encoding site-2 protease family protein encodes MNITLYDLSVWVLPLVIAITFHEAAHGFVAHQLGDNTAWQLGRVSFNPLRHIDPFGTVLLPAMLLFAHSPFLFGYAKPVPVNFRNLNNPKLDMVWVALAGPATNILLALAVALAFHALPFAPATSAKWIADNLKNALVINAVLAVFNMMPIPPLDGGRVAVGLLPRSLALPLARLEPFGMLILIGLLILLPLAGSQFGLNLDVISAILRTLTGYVIQMVLLMTGNA; translated from the coding sequence GTGAATATCACCCTTTACGATCTGTCCGTCTGGGTCTTGCCGCTGGTGATTGCCATCACCTTCCACGAGGCCGCGCACGGCTTTGTGGCGCATCAACTCGGCGACAACACAGCCTGGCAGCTCGGCCGTGTCAGCTTCAATCCCCTGCGGCATATCGACCCCTTCGGCACCGTGCTGCTGCCGGCGATGCTGCTGTTCGCGCATTCGCCGTTCCTGTTCGGCTACGCCAAGCCGGTGCCGGTCAATTTCCGCAACCTCAACAATCCCAAGCTCGACATGGTCTGGGTGGCGCTCGCCGGTCCCGCCACCAACATCCTGCTGGCGCTCGCGGTCGCTCTCGCCTTCCACGCCCTGCCCTTCGCGCCGGCGACTTCGGCAAAATGGATCGCCGACAATCTCAAGAACGCGCTCGTGATCAACGCGGTGCTGGCGGTCTTCAACATGATGCCGATACCGCCGCTCGACGGCGGACGGGTTGCGGTCGGCCTCTTGCCCCGATCGCTTGCCCTGCCGCTGGCGCGGCTCGAGCCGTTCGGAATGCTGATCCTGATCGGGCTCCTGATCCTGCTGCCGCTGGCGGGTTCCCAGTTCGGTCTAAATCTTGATGTTATTTCTGCAATACTACGAACGTTGACCGGATATGTGATTCAGATGGTTCTCCTCATGACCGGCAATGCGTAG
- a CDS encoding SDR family NAD(P)-dependent oxidoreductase: protein MNKIDLNGRAAVVTGGAQGFGRAIAERFVASGAKVAIWDFDTALAEKTAKEIGGDIRAVKVDVSDTAAVEQARDATLAAFGKIDILVNNAGIAGINKTVWETDLEEWRKVLRINLDGPFICCKAIVPVMLKQKYGRIVNIASIAGKEGNPNAAHYSASKAGLIALTKSLGKELAQHDILVNAVTPAAAKTAIFEQLTQQHIDFMLSKIPKGRFVLVEELAAMVAWLSSEDCGFSTGAVFDISGGRATY from the coding sequence ATGAACAAGATCGATCTCAACGGTCGCGCGGCGGTCGTCACCGGCGGAGCCCAAGGTTTTGGCCGCGCCATCGCCGAACGTTTCGTCGCCTCGGGTGCCAAGGTCGCGATCTGGGATTTTGATACCGCGCTTGCCGAGAAGACGGCGAAGGAAATCGGCGGTGACATCCGCGCGGTCAAGGTCGACGTCAGCGACACTGCGGCGGTCGAGCAGGCGCGCGATGCGACGCTGGCCGCCTTCGGCAAGATCGACATCCTCGTCAACAATGCCGGCATCGCCGGCATCAACAAGACCGTTTGGGAGACCGATCTCGAGGAATGGCGCAAGGTGCTGCGCATCAATCTCGACGGCCCGTTCATCTGCTGCAAGGCGATCGTACCCGTCATGCTGAAGCAGAAATACGGGCGCATCGTGAACATCGCCTCCATCGCCGGCAAGGAAGGCAATCCGAATGCGGCGCATTACTCGGCGTCAAAGGCCGGCTTGATCGCGCTGACGAAATCGCTCGGCAAGGAGCTCGCCCAGCACGACATCCTGGTCAACGCGGTGACGCCGGCCGCGGCGAAGACCGCGATCTTCGAGCAGCTCACGCAGCAGCACATCGACTTCATGCTGTCGAAGATTCCGAAGGGCCGCTTCGTGCTGGTCGAGGAACTCGCCGCGATGGTCGCATGGCTGTCGTCCGAGGATTGCGGCTTTTCAACCGGCGCCGTGTTCGACATTTCCGGCGGCCGCGCCACCTATTGA
- a CDS encoding IlvD/Edd family dehydratase: MTKNKTNGQHPAAPGKRRLRSQEWFDNPHNPGMTALYMERYLNFGLTREELQSGKPIIGIAQTGNDLSPCNRHHIELAHRVREGIRMAGGIAMEFPTHPIQETGKRPTAALDRNLAYLGLVEILFGYPLDGVVLTTGCDKTTPALMMAAATVNLPAIVLSGGPMLNGWHGGERTGSGTIVWKSRERLAAGEIDYEEFMEIVASSAPSVGHCNTMGTASTMNSLAEALGFSLPGCAAIPAPYRERGQIAYETGKRIVEMVWEDLKPSDILTRKAFENCIVVNSAIGGSTNAPIHINALARHIGVELTIDDWQKYGHDVPLLVNLQPAGFYLGEEFHRSGGVPTVVRELMKHKRIHEDALTVNGRGIGENCANASQPDQDVIWAYDKPMVKDAGFLVLRGNLFDSAIMKTSVISKEFRDRYLSNPKDLNAFEGRAIVFEGPEDYHERIDDPSLDIDERCVLFIRGTGPIGYPGGAEVVNMQPPAALIKRGILSLPCIGDGRQSGTSGSPSILNASPEAAADGGLAILRTGDKVRVDLNKGSANILISDDEVKKRHAELKANGGFKHPPNQTPWQELYRNTVGQQSTGACMELATRYQNVAGTFGVARDNH, encoded by the coding sequence ATGACAAAAAACAAAACCAACGGGCAGCACCCCGCCGCCCCCGGCAAGCGTCGGCTTCGCTCCCAGGAATGGTTCGACAATCCACATAATCCGGGCATGACCGCGCTCTATATGGAGCGCTACCTCAATTTCGGGCTCACCCGCGAGGAATTGCAGTCCGGCAAGCCGATCATCGGCATCGCGCAGACCGGCAACGACCTCTCCCCCTGCAACCGCCACCATATCGAGCTGGCCCACCGGGTCCGCGAGGGCATCCGGATGGCCGGCGGCATCGCGATGGAATTCCCGACCCACCCGATCCAGGAGACCGGCAAGCGGCCTACCGCGGCGCTCGACCGCAACCTCGCCTATCTCGGCCTGGTCGAGATCCTGTTCGGCTATCCCCTCGACGGCGTGGTGCTGACGACCGGCTGCGACAAGACGACGCCCGCCCTCATGATGGCGGCCGCGACCGTCAACCTGCCGGCGATCGTGCTGTCGGGTGGCCCGATGCTCAACGGCTGGCATGGCGGCGAGCGCACCGGCTCGGGCACCATCGTCTGGAAATCCCGCGAGCGGCTCGCCGCGGGCGAGATCGACTACGAAGAGTTCATGGAGATCGTGGCCTCATCGGCGCCGTCGGTCGGCCATTGCAACACCATGGGCACCGCCTCGACCATGAACTCGCTTGCGGAGGCGCTCGGCTTCTCCCTGCCCGGCTGCGCGGCTATCCCGGCGCCGTATCGCGAGCGCGGCCAGATCGCCTATGAGACGGGCAAGCGCATCGTCGAGATGGTCTGGGAGGATCTGAAACCTTCGGACATCCTGACCCGCAAGGCGTTCGAGAACTGCATCGTGGTGAACTCGGCCATCGGCGGCTCGACCAACGCGCCGATCCACATCAACGCGCTGGCGCGCCATATCGGCGTCGAGTTGACGATCGACGACTGGCAGAAGTACGGCCATGACGTGCCGCTGCTCGTCAACCTCCAACCGGCCGGCTTCTATCTCGGCGAGGAATTCCATCGCTCCGGCGGCGTGCCGACCGTGGTGCGCGAGCTGATGAAGCACAAGCGCATCCACGAGGACGCGCTCACCGTCAACGGCCGCGGCATCGGCGAGAACTGCGCCAACGCGTCCCAGCCCGATCAGGACGTGATCTGGGCCTACGACAAGCCGATGGTGAAGGATGCCGGCTTCCTGGTGCTGCGCGGCAATCTATTCGATTCCGCGATCATGAAGACCTCTGTGATCTCCAAGGAGTTTCGCGACCGCTATTTGAGCAATCCCAAGGACCTCAACGCGTTCGAGGGACGCGCCATCGTATTCGAGGGACCGGAGGATTATCACGAGCGGATCGACGATCCCTCGCTCGACATCGACGAGCGCTGCGTGCTGTTCATCCGCGGCACCGGTCCGATCGGCTATCCCGGCGGCGCCGAGGTCGTGAACATGCAGCCGCCGGCGGCGCTGATCAAACGCGGCATCCTGTCCCTGCCCTGCATCGGCGACGGCCGGCAGTCCGGCACCTCCGGCTCGCCCTCGATCCTCAACGCCTCGCCGGAGGCCGCCGCCGATGGCGGGCTTGCGATACTCAGGACCGGCGACAAGGTACGCGTCGACCTCAACAAGGGCAGCGCCAACATCCTGATTTCGGACGACGAGGTGAAGAAGCGCCATGCCGAGCTCAAGGCCAATGGCGGCTTCAAGCATCCGCCGAACCAGACGCCGTGGCAGGAACTCTACCGCAACACCGTCGGCCAGCAGTCGACCGGCGCCTGCATGGAGCTCGCCACGCGCTACCAGAACGTCGCCGGCACGTTTGGCGTCGCGCGGGATAACCACTGA
- a CDS encoding SDR family oxidoreductase: protein MADRLKGKRAVVTAAAAGIGRACAIAFAREGATVIATDINEGGIAALAKEGIAETAKLDVRSTADVNAFAKRIGKIDILLNAAGFVHHGTILECSEEDFDFSFDLNVKSMHRTIKAFLPAMIAGGGGSIVNISSCAALRPPANRYVYSSSKAAVSLLSRAVALDFITKGIRCNSICPGTVETPSMLDRAAAQGPQGKEMFISRQKMGRLGTADEIANMAIYLASDESAFTTGVDLVVDGGYML, encoded by the coding sequence ATGGCAGATCGCCTCAAGGGAAAGCGCGCCGTCGTTACCGCGGCTGCGGCGGGCATCGGGCGCGCGTGCGCAATCGCATTCGCGCGTGAAGGCGCGACGGTGATCGCCACCGATATCAATGAAGGCGGAATCGCCGCGCTCGCCAAGGAAGGTATCGCCGAGACGGCAAAGCTCGACGTTCGCAGCACCGCCGATGTCAACGCCTTCGCCAAGCGCATCGGCAAGATCGACATCCTGCTCAACGCGGCCGGCTTCGTGCACCACGGCACCATCCTGGAGTGCTCGGAAGAGGATTTTGATTTTTCGTTCGACCTCAACGTCAAATCCATGCACCGGACCATCAAGGCGTTTCTGCCGGCGATGATCGCGGGCGGCGGTGGCAGCATCGTCAACATCTCGTCCTGCGCGGCGCTGCGGCCGCCGGCCAACCGCTATGTCTACAGCTCCTCAAAGGCAGCCGTTTCGCTGCTCTCGCGCGCGGTCGCGCTCGACTTCATTACCAAGGGCATCCGCTGCAACAGCATCTGCCCCGGCACCGTGGAGACGCCCTCGATGCTCGACCGCGCCGCCGCCCAGGGACCGCAGGGCAAGGAGATGTTCATCTCCCGCCAGAAGATGGGCCGGCTGGGCACCGCGGACGAAATCGCCAACATGGCCATTTACCTGGCGAGCGACGAAAGCGCGTTCACCACAGGCGTCGACCTCGTCGTTGACGGCGGCTACATGCTCTGA
- a CDS encoding GFA family protein — protein MISEGGCLCGAVRYKAQGEPLNVRVCHCRNCQKAMGSPFFARALFPQTALTVEGETGRYPTSERIDRVFCKQCGTRLFSWRRDGSAAGVALATFDDRNAFAPSEHIWVQEKLEWLKFDDGLPQHPTTIPS, from the coding sequence ATGATCAGTGAAGGCGGATGTCTGTGCGGTGCCGTCAGGTACAAGGCGCAAGGTGAGCCGCTCAACGTCCGCGTCTGCCATTGCCGCAACTGCCAGAAGGCGATGGGCTCGCCGTTCTTCGCCCGCGCGCTGTTCCCGCAGACGGCGCTGACCGTCGAGGGCGAGACCGGCCGCTATCCGACGTCGGAGCGCATCGACCGCGTGTTCTGCAAGCAATGCGGCACGCGGCTGTTCTCCTGGCGGCGCGATGGCTCCGCCGCCGGTGTTGCGCTGGCAACCTTCGACGACCGCAACGCCTTTGCACCCTCCGAGCACATCTGGGTGCAGGAAAAGCTCGAGTGGCTGAAGTTCGACGACGGCCTGCCGCAGCACCCGACGACCATTCCCTCGTGA
- a CDS encoding energy transducer TonB: MTDLDHESKAPKRLWIAAAVVALGLHLGGAALAIAHLPSNDGNEGLGASGAEFAVEMASPKVVDYDLPPGPDTEAAQESPQLTEQKAEVKETELPKDRPNEAEDPDRIVTQNDSKKPQEEEPKVAAIETPASDESHAQLETARQSLDEDARESDKAKAPVIGIGKDALQLTAEWGRKISAYFQQHLRYPKEKKGKATVTVSVVLNRRGNIVSVEIAESSGDQAYDREAISMVRRSDPVPQPPAALTEETFSFRLPVIFRDEQKKKNG, encoded by the coding sequence ATGACCGACCTCGACCACGAGTCAAAGGCACCCAAGCGGCTATGGATCGCCGCCGCCGTGGTCGCACTTGGGCTGCATCTCGGGGGTGCGGCGCTCGCGATCGCCCATTTGCCGTCCAATGATGGCAACGAAGGTCTCGGAGCGAGCGGCGCCGAGTTCGCCGTCGAGATGGCGTCACCCAAGGTGGTCGATTACGACCTGCCGCCCGGACCCGACACCGAGGCCGCGCAGGAATCGCCGCAACTGACCGAGCAGAAGGCGGAGGTGAAGGAAACCGAGCTTCCGAAGGATCGGCCGAACGAGGCGGAGGATCCGGACCGGATCGTCACCCAGAACGACTCCAAGAAGCCGCAGGAGGAGGAGCCGAAGGTCGCGGCGATCGAGACCCCGGCCTCGGACGAGTCCCATGCGCAGCTCGAGACGGCGCGGCAATCGCTCGACGAGGATGCGCGCGAGTCCGACAAGGCCAAGGCGCCGGTGATCGGGATCGGCAAGGACGCGTTGCAGCTCACCGCCGAATGGGGCCGCAAGATCAGCGCCTACTTCCAGCAGCACCTGCGCTATCCCAAGGAGAAGAAAGGCAAGGCGACGGTGACCGTGAGCGTGGTCCTCAACCGCCGCGGCAATATCGTTTCGGTCGAGATCGCGGAATCCTCCGGCGATCAGGCCTACGACCGCGAGGCGATCTCGATGGTCCGGCGCTCCGACCCGGTGCCCCAGCCGCCGGCCGCCCTGACCGAGGAGACCTTCAGCTTCCGCCTGCCGGTGATCTTCAGGGACGAGCAGAAGAAAAAGAACGGTTGA
- the exbD gene encoding TonB system transport protein ExbD codes for MGASIADNDLDDDADFAETHEINVTPFIDVMLVLLIIFMVAAPLSTVDLPVDLPTSSATPQKKPDKPTYVSIKSDLTLAIGEDTVRRAELVTALDGLADMTKDKYVFLRADKSVPYGELMGVMEILRSGGYSKVKLVTLEGVPGGAPTAPAAEAAKP; via the coding sequence ATGGGCGCTTCGATCGCCGACAACGATCTCGACGACGATGCGGACTTCGCAGAGACGCACGAGATCAACGTCACGCCCTTCATCGACGTCATGCTGGTGCTGCTGATCATCTTCATGGTCGCCGCACCGCTCTCGACCGTCGATCTGCCCGTGGACCTGCCGACCTCCAGCGCGACGCCGCAGAAGAAGCCGGACAAGCCGACCTATGTCAGCATCAAGTCCGATCTGACGCTGGCGATCGGCGAGGATACGGTCCGGCGCGCCGAGCTGGTCACCGCGCTCGACGGTCTGGCTGACATGACCAAGGACAAATACGTCTTCCTGCGCGCCGACAAGTCTGTGCCCTATGGCGAGTTGATGGGCGTCATGGAGATTCTGCGTTCGGGGGGCTATTCTAAGGTCAAGCTGGTCACTCTCGAAGGAGTTCCGGGAGGGGCTCCGACGGCCCCGGCGGCGGAAGCCGCAAAGCCCTAG
- the exbB gene encoding tonB-system energizer ExbB: MKSIFLRASLVAAITLAAAWLAQPVAAQQQTTAPASPPVTSQPVANPAPAPAASPAPTVAASAVPAAEATSVKSSTAPLMKELSPWSMFMSADVVVKAVMIGLAFASLVTWTVFIAKSIELSIMQRKLRSALKKIAESRSLAEAQFALGTKEGILPSLLAAAMREARMSAGISSDAGIKERAASSFAEIVRAESRRIRIGMGVLATIGATSPFVGLFGTVWGIMNSFIGISKSQTTNLAVVAPGIAEALLATAIGLVAAIPAVIIYNHFSRLTKGYLELVNRASGVSARLLSRDLDRSHGSVHSRAAAE, encoded by the coding sequence ATGAAGTCGATTTTCCTCCGAGCGAGCCTTGTCGCAGCCATCACGCTGGCAGCCGCGTGGCTGGCGCAGCCGGTTGCGGCGCAGCAGCAGACGACGGCTCCGGCCTCGCCGCCGGTGACCTCGCAGCCGGTGGCCAATCCGGCGCCGGCGCCTGCGGCGTCTCCGGCTCCGACCGTCGCCGCGTCAGCGGTTCCGGCGGCTGAAGCGACATCGGTGAAATCGAGTACGGCGCCCCTTATGAAGGAGCTGTCGCCCTGGTCGATGTTCATGTCGGCGGACGTCGTCGTGAAGGCCGTTATGATCGGGCTCGCCTTCGCTTCGCTCGTGACCTGGACCGTCTTCATTGCGAAGTCGATCGAGCTGTCGATCATGCAGCGCAAGCTGCGTTCGGCGCTGAAGAAGATCGCGGAGTCGAGGTCGCTCGCGGAGGCGCAGTTTGCGCTCGGCACCAAGGAGGGCATTCTGCCGTCCTTGCTCGCGGCCGCCATGCGCGAGGCGCGGATGTCGGCGGGCATCTCCAGCGATGCCGGCATCAAGGAACGCGCGGCCTCGAGCTTTGCCGAGATCGTGCGCGCGGAGTCGCGACGCATCCGCATCGGCATGGGCGTGCTTGCGACCATCGGCGCGACGTCGCCCTTCGTCGGCCTGTTCGGCACCGTCTGGGGCATCATGAACAGCTTCATCGGCATCTCGAAGTCGCAGACGACGAACCTCGCGGTCGTTGCGCCTGGCATCGCCGAAGCCTTGCTCGCCACCGCAATCGGTCTCGTCGCGGCGATCCCGGCCGTCATCATCTACAATCACTTCTCGCGCCTGACGAAGGGCTATCTCGAGCTCGTCAATCGTGCCTCGGGCGTGTCGGCGCGCCTGTTGTCGAGGGATCTCGACCGCAGTCATGGTAGCGTGCATTCGCGCGCGGCGGCGGAGTAG